The following are encoded together in the Meriones unguiculatus strain TT.TT164.6M chromosome 16, Bangor_MerUng_6.1, whole genome shotgun sequence genome:
- the LOC110562329 gene encoding olfactory receptor 2J3-like, whose product MEKINSSSEGYFVLLGFSKWPHLEVVLFVMILIFYLATLTGNLFIIVLSHLDSHLHTPMYFFLSNLSALDLCYTTSSVPQLLFNLWGPKKTISYAGCMLQLYFVLALGTTECVLLVVMSYDRYAAVCKPLHYSVLMNPRFCHMLAAASWVCGFMDSALHSLFTFWVPLCGHHQVDHFFCEVPALLQLSCVDTRANEMTLLVASSIFVLIPLILIFTSYGAIARAVLRMKSNTGFQKAFGTCGAHIMVVCLFFIPAMCIYLQLPTEKSQDQAKFIALFYTVVTPSLNPLIYTLRNKDVRGAVRRLMGQ is encoded by the coding sequence ATGGAAAAAATCAATTCGAGTTCTGAAGGGTACTTCGTTCTTCTGGGATTTTCTAAGTGGCCTCACCTGGAGGTAGTTCTTTTTGTGATGATCTTAATATTCTACTTGGCAACACTGACAGGCAATCTTTTCATCATCGTCCTGTCACATCTAGATTCCCACCTGCACacacccatgtacttcttcctctcAAACCTCTCTGCTCTGGATCTCTGCTACACCACTAGCTCTGTCCCTCAGCTGCTGTTCAACCTCTGGGGTCCAAAGAAGACAATATCTTATGCTGGTTGCATGCTACAACTCTATTTTGTCCTTGCACTGGGTACCACAGAGTGTGTTTTGTTGGTGGTTATGTCCTATGACCGCTATGCAGCTGTGTGTAAACCTTTGCACTACTCTGTCCTCATGAATCCTCGTTTCTGCCACATGCTAGCAGCAGCCTCCTGGGTATGTGGCTTTATGGACTCAGCACTTCATTCTCTCTTTACTTTCTGGGTACCTCTGTGTGGACATCACCAAGTGGATCACTTCTTTTGTGAAGTTCCAGCACTGCTTCAGTTATCCTGTGTTGATACTCGAGCTAATGAGATGACTCTACTGGTTGCAAGCTCTATTTTTGTTCTCATCCCTCTCATCCTTATTTTCACTTCCTATGGTGCTATTGCTCGGGCTGTTCTGAGGATGAAATCAAACACAGGATTTCAGAAAGCATTTGGGACATGTGGAGCCCATATCATGGTTGTATGTCTCTTTTTCATTCCAGCCATGTGCATTTATCTTCAGCTTCCAACAGAAAAATCTCAAGATCAAGCCAAATTTATTGCCCTCTTCTATACTGTTGTCACACCTAGCTTGAACCCTCTCATCTATACTCTAAGAAACAA